A part of Sugiyamaella lignohabitans strain CBS 10342 chromosome D, complete sequence genomic DNA contains:
- the RTC1 gene encoding Rtc1p (Subunit of the SEA (Seh1-associated) complex; SEA is a coatomer-related complex that associates dynamically with the vacuole; null mutation suppresses cdc13-1 temperature sensitivity; has N-terminal WD-40 repeats and a C-terminal RING motif; GO_component: GO:0035859 - Seh1-associated complex [Evidence IDA] [PMID 21454883]; GO_component: GO:0097042 - extrinsic component of fungal-type vacuolar membrane [Evidence IDA] [PMID 21454883]; GO_component: GO:0000324 - fungal-type vacuole [Evidence IDA] [PMID 14562095]; GO_component: GO:0016020 - membrane [Evidence IEA]; GO_component: GO:0005840 - ribosome [Evidence IDA] [PMID 16702403]; GO_component: GO:0005774 - vacuolar membrane [Evidence IEA]; GO_component: GO:0005773 - vacuole [Evidence IEA]; GO_function: GO:0046872 - metal ion binding [Evidence IEA]; GO_function: GO:0003674 - molecular_function [Evidence ND]; GO_function: GO:0008270 - zinc ion binding [Evidence IEA]; GO_process: GO:0008150 - biological_process [Evidence ND]; GO_process: GO:0015031 - protein transport [Evidence IEA]; GO_process: GO:0006810 - transport [Evidence IEA]), with product MPGGNSGGEGLSGTGSASGFLKSSSSSSTPAPDRHGMFSMESPPSGGPSGSGSSSGNHTSYANIAAMAIKSGPLARIGKALYSGVSGASSSVPNSIPGSIPASPSFYSGYSDGGKRADTTGGSPASSTSTNIGHYTDMTDDDEDETSLKYTARGGIFAMANSPSKEHVAIVGKDFFQVLNVSNTNVSLSHNVRGGSSATSGNRDFDKTFSATALKWGYQSFDRYIALSNAGGRIFVYDAEKGSIGSGIRRPVSQLLDSTRNIHSLAFNPNQGYNLLSASSDGTVKLWDLRENPKHPALVFVKKGGDPCREVQWSPFEPRRFAAIYDSGVIQRWDLRQPQTYDRRINAHSGAGQSLDWHPEKDYIVSGGRDQQLQVWNMSNDSSRSPDYVIHTPSSVAKVRWLANNNGRNNSIINSGLISCGRSKGDNLLCVWDIKRPYIPINAIERHTDSITDICYRNERYIWSCSKDKTFRQHSLLFEPLLISNLSSSAFTWSSTNDLLFVSQDKDRPSVIGIPISDDTLGSEQSHQHLSNRRPSMNVDMSGSPGSVTGVSNTNNSNSRRSASSQRPRSQLDPVSLSFSPIVCSANFPGNDPNIFKYCAQHYQLVPRPQETIADVCLHNSKVASAVNKLRTGQVWLMLAEAVEDELNRYYSFLMAPQQNQERQEHEEEKKIDNAEQKSHSTKVQILLPPPNLPPPNQDNSLSPVFPETAAGIGRFEKASSSYNNSVTNHQAVARGDPSSSNTQPMTIGGRSKGNTSNDVTVAPNMSFSLTGSHRYSFDTTGSSPDDSYGGIKDSTGASYTHISMLSSSVRRARNYSTSTHISSGTEGGSSSASLGPVQEFPATESVGTSNQTGELDLVGKSIAEWKSRTLDDIKEDVSDSSYVASNNGGVGTPVNSTIGNSSILIPGVRSVVNTERLQNSVSSSKLSAALLGKSSSPGEPSSPVNLSNQSHAHTHGHSLSSATTSQGASNSATGSKMGYMSNASSRNAQQTFKQFVSTQTCPWRTEVLVAKAAEFAMDQGDVQLCAVLAAVFLQNYPRICASHRTAEEWIVSYVGLLKRQGLFVAAASLTKICKFKSVRKIAKNDTTLDTLCHSCHAPLSENAAIVKEKVAKLAQQAAGTDYDEDEDPSAIPVASSIEEIGYYYCQTCKRLLDGCTLCRAPVRGLALVLLECGHKAHPLCLKEWVFQEGMVECPSGCGTSLVR from the coding sequence tcatcatcagtaCCGAACTCAATTCCTGGTTCAATTCCTGCATCTCCTTCATTCTATTCAGGGTACTCAGATGGTGGTAAACGAGCTGATACTACAGGTGGATcacctgcttcttctacGTCAACGAATATTGGACATTATACCGACATGactgacgacgatgaagatgaaactTCGCTCAAATATACAGCTCGTGGTGGTATATTCGCCATGGCTAATTCACCATCAAAAGAGCATGTTGCCATTGTTGGTAAGGATTTCTTCCAGGTGCTAAATGTATCGAATACCAATGTGTCCTTGTCTCATAATGTTAGAGGTGGAAGTTCAGCTACATCCGGAAACCGTGATTTTGATAAGACTTTCAGTGCCACTGCTTTGAAATGGGGGTATCAATCATTTGATAGGTATATTGCGTTGTCAAATGCCGGAGGTAGGATTTTTGTATATGATGCAGAGAAGGGCTCCATAGGATCTGGCATCCGTAGACCAGTGTCTCAGCTACTAGACTCGACAAGAAACATTCACTCTTTGGCATTTAATCCTAATCAGGGCTATAATTTGCTATCTGCTAGTTCAGATGGTACTGTCAAGCTGTGGGATCTTAGAGAAAATCCAAAACATCCTGCATTAGTTTTTGTCAAGAAAGGAGGAGACCCATGTCGAGAAGTCCAATGGAGTCCGTTTGAACCTCGGCGTTTTGCTGCGATATATGATTCCGGTGTAATTCAAAGGTGGGACTTGCGACAGCCACAAACTTATGATCGTAGAATAAATGCACATTCGGGTGCTGGACAAAGTCTTGACTGGCATCCTGAAAAGGACTACATTGTGTCCGGTGGCCGTGACCAACAGCTCCAAGTATGGAATATGAGTAATGACAGTTCTCGTAGTCCTGATTATGTGATTCATACTCCCAGTTCAGTTGCAAAAGTTCGCTGGCTGGCAAATAACAACGGACGCAATAACAGTATTATTAATAGCGGCCTAATATCCTGTGGACGAAGTAAAGGCGACAACCTGTTGTGTGTTTGGGATATAAAACGACCATACATCCCTATAAACGCTATTGAACGCCATACAGATAGTATCACTGATATTTGTTATCGAAACGAGCGATATATTTGGAGTTGTTCCAAAGACAAGACTTTTCGACAGCACAGCTTACTATTTGAGCCTCTACTAATCTCCAACCTTTCCTCGAGTGCCTTTACCTGGTCATCGACAAATGATTTACTATTTGTATCGCAAGACAAAGATAGGCCGAGTGTCATTGGTATACCCATATCAGACGACACGCTAGGCAGTGAACAATCCCATCAGCATCTAAGCAATAGACGACCCAGCATGAATGTAGACATGAGTGGCAGTCCAGGATCTGTCACTGGAGTTAGCAATACcaataatagtaatagtagACGATCTGCTAGTAGCCAACGTCCCAGGAGCCAACTTGACCCAGTATCTTTGTCGTTTTCGCCCATTGTATGTAGTGCAAATTTTCCTGGCAATGatccaaatatttttaaatacTGTGCTCAACACTATCAACTGGTACCAAGGCCACAGGAAACCATTGCTGACGTATGTCTTCATAACAGTAAAGTGGCCAGTGCTGTCAATAAACTAAGAACAGGACAAGTCTGGCTCATGCTAGCAGAAGCTGTGGAGGATGAGCTTAATAGATATTATAGCTTCCTTATGGCACCCCAACAAAATCAGGAAAGACAGGAacatgaagaagaaaagaagatagACAATgcagaacaaaaatcacATTCTACCAAAGTACAGATATTATTGCCTCCACCTAATTTGCCTCCACCCAATCAGGACAACAGTTTGTCGCCAGTATTTCCTGAAACTGCTGCAGGCATTGGTAGGTTTGAAAAGGCTTCTTCAAGCTATAATAATAGTGTAACGAACCACCAGGCGGTCGCGAGAGGAGACCCGTCCAGTTCAAATACTCAGCCCATGACAATTGGAGGCCGATCCAAAGGTAATACCTCTAATGATGTCACTGTTGCCCCGAACATGAGTTTCTCGCTGACTGGTAGCCATCGTTACTCGTTTGATACTACTGGTAGCTCGCCAGATGACTCGTATGGGGGTATTAAGGACTCTACAGGTGCAAGTTATACACATATATCCATGTTGAGTTCATCAGTGCGGCGAGCAAGAAACTATTCTACCTCGACACATATTAGTAGTGGCACTGAGGGCGGCAGTAGTAGTGCTAGTTTGGGCCCTGTTCAAGAGTTTCCAGCAACTGAATCAGTGGGCACTTCTAACCAAACAGGTGAACTAGATCTCGTAGGCAAAAGTATCGCCGAGTGGAAGTCTCGCACTTTGGACGATATAAAGGAAGACGTTTCTGACAGTAGCTATGTGGCGTCGAATAATGGAGGAGTTGGGACCCCTGTTAATAGCACTATTGGTAACAGCAGTATCCTCATACCAGGAGTCAGGTCAGTTGTCAATACAGAAAGACTGCAGaattctgtttcttcttctaaacTGTCAGCTGCTTTGTTGGGCAAAAGCAGCTCTCCTGGAGAGCCCAGTAGCCCTGTCAATCTGTCAAATCAGAGCCATGCTCATACTCATGGCCACAGTTTAAGCTCTGCAACTACAAGCCAAGGGGCAAGTAACTCAGCCACTGGATCTAAAATGGGATATATGTCGAATGCCAGTTCTCGTAACGCGCAGCAAACATTTAAACAATTTGTTTCCACGCAGACATGCCCTTGGCGAACAGAGGTATTAGTCGCCAAAGCTGCCGAGTTTGCAATGGACCAAGGAGATGTTCAGTTGTGTGCTGTATTAGCAGCTGTTTTTCTTCAGAACTACCCTCGTATTTGTGCGTCACATCGCACTGCCGAAGAGTGGATTGTGTCATATGTTGGCCTACTTAAACGTCAAGGACtttttgttgctgctgccagtttAACAAAAATCTGTAAGTTCAAGTCTGTCCGCAAAATTGCCAAAAATGATACCACACTTGATACTTTATGCCACAGTTGTCATGCACCTTTGAGCGAGAACGCAGCTATtgtcaaagaaaaagtcgCCAAACTGGCCCAACAAGCTGCTGGAACTGACtatgacgaagatgaggatCCGTCAGCCATTCCTGTTGCAAGCAGTATTGAAGAAATCGGTTATTATTACTGTCAAACCTGCAAAAGACTGCTAGATGGGTGTACTCTTTGCCGTGCTCCGGTCCGTGGTTTGGCTCTTGTGCTGCTTGAGTGTGGTCACAAAGCTCACCCGCTATGTCTCAAAGAATGGGTTTTCCAGGAAGGTATGGTTGAATGCCCTTCAGGATGTGGCACCTCGCTTGTCAGATAA
- the RFA2 gene encoding Rfa2p (Subunit of heterotrimeric Replication Protein A (RPA); RPA is a highly conserved single-stranded DNA binding protein involved in DNA replication, repair, and recombination; in concert with Sgs1p-Top2p-Rmi1p, stimulates DNA catenation/decatenation activity of Top3p; protein abundance increases in response to DNA replication stress; GO_component: GO:0005662 - DNA replication factor A complex [Evidence IDA] [PMID 2554144]; GO_component: GO:0000781 - chromosome, telomeric region [Evidence IMP] [PMID 14702040]; GO_component: GO:0000794 - condensed nuclear chromosome [Evidence IDA] [PMID 9679065]; GO_component: GO:0005634 - nucleus [Evidence IEA,IEA]; GO_function: GO:0003690 - double-stranded DNA binding [Evidence IDA] [PMID 7761422]; GO_function: GO:0003676 - nucleic acid binding [Evidence IEA]; GO_function: GO:0043565 - sequence-specific DNA binding [Evidence IDA] [PMID 7761422]; GO_function: GO:0003697 - single-stranded DNA binding [Evidence IDA] [PMID 8804316]; GO_process: GO:0006281 - DNA repair [Evidence IMP] [PMID 9093844]; GO_process: GO:0006260 - DNA replication [Evidence IEA]; GO_process: GO:0006260 - DNA replication [Evidence IMP] [PMID 9093844]; GO_process: GO:0006265 - DNA topological change [Evidence IDA] [PMID 22885009]; GO_process: GO:0006268 - DNA unwinding involved in DNA replication [Evidence IDA] [PMID 2554144]; GO_process: GO:0000724 - double-strand break repair via homologous recombination [Evidence IGI] [PMID 9679065]; GO_process: GO:0045184 - establishment of protein localization [Evidence IMP] [PMID 14702040]; GO_process: GO:0030491 - heteroduplex formation [Evidence IDA] [PMID 12226081]; GO_process: GO:0006312 - mitotic recombination [Evidence IPI] [PMID 2554144]; GO_process: GO:0006289 - nucleotide-excision repair [Evidence IDA,IMP] [PMID 8910442]; GO_process: GO:0016567 - protein ubiquitination [Evidence IPI] [PMID 18342608]; GO_process: GO:0007131 - reciprocal meiotic recombination [Evidence IPI] [PMID 2554144]; GO_process: GO:0000722 - telomere maintenance via recombination [Evidence IPI] [PMID 2554144]; GO_process: GO:0007004 - telomere maintenance via telomerase [Evidence IMP] [PMID 14702040]; GO_process: GO:0010833 - telomere maintenance via telomere lengthening [Evidence IMP] [PMID 22354040]), with the protein MNSHSQPLEGGFLTGQGNSSSGFRREQTQSIRPVTIKQLNESSESGSDSEIILDGVALEKVKIVARVMSKNETATVTNYQVEDSTGTYEVKKWNNKVSSSLSNDIDMDDSNHTADDEKEDNYYVSIIGTVKVFNNSRSINATHIRPVTDFNEVIFHQLEALSTHLALSQTKTENGGGSQSLFVDDGGHKTIRDRIIDAFSGDFSLELSSKQLMSYLPGVGEYEIRVAAESLVNQGGLATADDDVYMLAAN; encoded by the coding sequence atgaataGTCACTCACAGCCACTGGAAGGCGGTTTTTTAACGGGTCAAGGAAACTCCTCAAGTGGTTTCCGCAGGGAGCAAACACAATCTATCAGACCAGTCACTATTAAACAGCTGAATGAATCTAGCGAAAGTGGCTCAGATTCAGAAATCATTCTCGATGGTGTTGCTTTGGAGAAAGTCAAAATTGTTGCGAGAGTTATGAGCAAGAATGAGACTGCTACTGTCACCAATTACCAAGTTGAAGATAGTACTGGCACTTACGAAGTCAAAAAATGGAATAATAAAGTGTCTTCCTCGCTATcgaatgatattgatatggACGACAGCAATCATACTGCCGACGATGAAAAAGAGGACAATTACTACGTTTCAATAATTGGTACTGTTAAGGTTTTTAACAACTCACGTTCAATTAATGCTACTCATATTCGACCAGTCACTGATTTCAATGAAGTCATTTTTCACCAGTTGGAGGCGTTAAGCACTCACTTGGCACTATCTCAAACTAAGACTGAAAATGGTGGCGGCTCCCaaagtttgtttgttgatgatggagGCCATAAGACTATTCGTGATCGCATCATTGATGCATTTAGTGGTGACTTTTCTTTAGAACTCAGCTCAAAACAACTAATGTCATACTTACCAGGAGTTGGTGAGTATGAAATTcgtgttgctgctgaatcTCTGGTTAACCAAGGTGGTCTGGCAACTGCCGACGATGATGTTTACATGCTAGCCGCAAACTAA
- the IRC20 gene encoding E3 ubiquitin-protein ligase IRC20, which produces MDSDIYFSLDRPHVTFVATSVFRPLLRAVARGLTSEDNSVSSSPLAKRKKTSNKTQTKTDVKTEDRADLEASAPGEPIEINDRPGITLLKRSLNIGILLPFNDSSTNGTSSNEPISSDLNSDTTFDFSLLINGPFNGKIPVNVVKRDDDPTRFLVYVAENVFRDPQDEEDPSVNDKKRKRAKSRSKSEPKFVPPLLLELQITKDSKIISDELALLKQIATSSRSIKAHQIFRKITSPVLYLDVEKVDSKSMEITFRGSIDYSLVMEDSADALYAQTTHSPAMRLLFAYLLNNETYLEKNSRNLDAAVDAPLFYNIISARKDKAAVPATIEVDQLVSSLLRYQRETVMWCLRKEGKDLVFDGGHQKIIDLDPEVRDYVVSPPPGWSKLILPTPQDNDKDLWINPYLGCVCTEQTLRDTISKQMASSEHYSGKGLLAEEMGLGKTVEMIALLLLNQRKDIATEDIPAPGTVNGVIAESQEVNGIKQEPVESPEPVEPESVTTSTETQNEAAAESPIDGDEIENDEEKANPSAVITARDQNLLYDYFLGRTVLKAKTTLVITPASIRTQWVEELAKHAPSLSVCIYKGLKGGRKNGINEDVPTAAELSKYDVVITTYRTIATEMHFAFYRAAPGREHLESPLVQVQFWRVILDEVQMVNSGVSNAAKVARIIPRVHAWGVTGTPVKKDMTDLQGILIFLRMEPFASWNKVWSQLLASPNDFEGLFSSLSIRHTSSMLEDDISIPAQRRILLSIPFTPIEENNYQHLYNDMLNDCKDYELEHKGMPIDSSLLSTWLVRLRQACCHARIGMGNRKALGGGPLRTIEDVFDAMYEQAATSLLSDQRRYFTLFLERGQLLEKKHKSAEALELWIEAMNGVLPIVEDLRKEEAEALALKESREKERQATREARFKQREKDRLLRLGTDPDMTVTSTPFSESDFNEEDEDMIDDSDIKLRRLRLRSWVELLHRCYFFVASGHFQMYHEPGDDGANDDKRELSDEEKKHQELEKKYYDLAELLRRELLTEPTQKVEVLVEKLKSRAVVQQFVTLDDATIDDKKMAVGIESRNLLDAINGLGQALNRQADLIDNWREEIIKLLTKGLLDKDADPDGEEYGESLDAQEFAFSYLEVLQQVLSDRTEAITGTSDPTIMEKVAVLDDAKSDFQKDLEKARNDCRPIQSVPGSNNFEYSMAGYMSEIRTLPSTLTGPRGSIEVYLLMKMKPMVTKIYNEQRKELKMLTKEVSFLSDLYNARVEYYRQLQEISDNVVAVEVDDKDISRLLKKKEKEGTAIKKVINQQLGRRNYLSSLRSVKQSVQSKVDEKDATGADEDIDRLCVICQSTFIIGALTVCGHQFCRECLQEWWKLHKTCPVCKHVLGPDQVYNFTYRRTDVEMTHLVEEDEEEDSNANSNGIYSLAAKKNVSEIKSMPLSSNYGSKIDFIVQHLLWLRHLDKTTQVVIFSQWTEMLDLLKSALDDHYIQYASVNSRMDEFKKNPEIACFLLHAKAES; this is translated from the coding sequence ATGGATTCTGATATCTACTTCTCGCTGGACAGACCACACGTTACGTTTGTCGCTACTAGTGTGTTTCGTCCCTTGTTGCGAGCGGTGGCACGGGGATTGACTTCGGAAGACAACTCCGTATCTAGTTCGCCACTAGCGAAAAGGAAGAAGACCAGTAATAAAACCCAGACTAAGACTGATGTCAAAACTGAGGATAGAGCAGATTTAGAGGCTAGTGCTCCAGGAGAGCCTATAGAGATAAATGATAGACCAGGAATAACTCTGCTCAAAAGATCCCTGAACATCGGAATACTTCTGCCGTTCAACGACAGCTCTACTAATGGGACTAGCAGCAACGAACCAATATCGTCTGATCTTAATAGCGATACTACTTTCGATTTCAGTTTACTAATCAATGGTCCATTTAATGGCAAAATACCAGTAAATGTTGTGAAGCGGGACGATGACCCCACGAGGTTCTTGGTCTATGTTGCAGAGAACGTATTTCGAGATCCTcaagatgaggaagatcCGTCTGTAAACgacaagaagagaaaaagagccAAGTCTAGGTCGAAATCAGAGCCAAAATTCGTCCCTCCACTGTTGCTTGAGCTCCAGATCACCAAGGACTCCAAAATTATCTCTGATGAACTTGCTCTTCTGAAGCAGATTGCAACTTCTTCGAGATCTATAAAGGCACATCAGATCTTTCGTAAGATCACTAGCCCTGTTCTCTATTTAGACGTCGAGAAAGTTGATTCCAAGTCCATGGAAATAACTTTTAGAGGAAGCATCGACTATTCACTAGTAATGGAAGATTCTGCTGATGCTTTATATGCTCAGACGACACATTCTCCAGCTATGAGATTGCTGTTtgcttatttattgaataATGAGACTTACCTAGAAAAGAATTCTAGAAATTTGGATGCCGCAGTAGATGCCCCATTATTTTACAACATCATAAGCGCTCGCAAAGATAAAGCTGCTGTTCCGGCAACGATCGAAGTAGACCAGTTGGTATCGTCACTATTGCGATACCAACGAGAAACCGTCATGTGGTGTTTGCGGAAAGAAGGCAAGgatcttgtttttgatggAGGTCATCAAAAAATTATAGACTTAGATCCTGAAGTCCGTGATTATGTTGTTTCCCCGCCGCCTGGCTGGTCCAAGCTTATTCTTCCCACCCCACAAGACAATGATAAGGATCTTTGGATCAATCCATATCTTGGATGTGTATGTACAGAGCAGACACTAAGAGATACAATATCAAAGCAGATGGCGTCTTCAGAGCATTATAGTGGCAAGGGTCTACTTGCTGAAGAGATGGGTCTTGGAAAAACTGTCGAAATGATTGCGTTGTTACTTTTAAATCAGAGAAAGGATATTGCTACCGAAGATATTCCTGCTCCTGGGACCGTGAATGGGGTAATAGCAGAGTCACAGGAAGTTAATGGAATAAAGCAAGAGCCAGTTGAGTCACCTGAGCCGGTTGAACCAGAATCTGTTACTACTAGCACGGAGACGCAGAACGAGGCGGCAGCTGAGTCACCAATCGACGGAGATGAGATCGAAAACGATGAAGAGAAAGCAAATCCATCTGCCGTCATCACTGCACGAGACCAAAACCTTCTGTACGATTATTTCCTTGGTCGTACAGTTCTAAAGGCTAAAACAACGCTGGTAATAACCCCCGCCTCTATCCGTACGCAATGGGTGGAGGAGCTAGCAAAACACGCACCCTCTCTCTCTGTATGTATTTATAAAGGGTTGAAGGGAGGTAGAAAGAATGGTATCAACGAAGATGTCCCAACTGCAGCAGAACTTTCTAAGTACGACGTAGTCATTACCACTTACAGGACGATAGCGACCGAAATGcattttgcattttatCGAGCTGCACCTGGTCGGGAGCATCTTGAGTCTCCACTTGTCCAAGTGCAATTTTGGAGAGTAATTTTGGATGAGGTGCAAATGGTTAACAGTGGAGTCAGTAATGCAGCAAAGGTGGCCAGAATTATTCCTCGAGTTCATGCTTGGGGTGTTACTGGTACTCCAGTAAAGAAGGATATGACAGATTTGCAAGGAATCCTCATTTTCTTGAGAATGGAGCCATTTGCCAGCTGGAATAAGGTTTGGTCGCAATTACTTGCTTCTCCCAACGATTTTGAAGGGTTATTCAGCAGCCTGTCTATTCGTCATACTAGTTCAATGCTGGAGGACGATATTTCTATTCCTGCTCAAAGGCGTATCCTACTGTCAATCCCATTTACTCCGATTGAAGAGAATAATTATCAACATCTTTATAACGATATGCTGAACGACTGCAAAGACTATGAACTTGAGCATAAAGGAATGCCCATAGATTCGAGTCTTCTCAGTACATGGCTGGTCCGCCTCAGACAGGCTTGTTGTCATGCCAGAATTGGTATGGGTAATAGGAAAGCTCTTGGTGGAGGACCATTACGGACAATTGAGGATGTTTTTGATGCCATGTATGAGCAAGCTGCCACTTCTCTACTTTCGGATCAGCGACGATACTTTACTTTATTTCTTGAACGAGGCCAGTTGttggagaagaaacatAAATCCGCAGAGGCATTAGAGTTGTGGATTGAGGCAATGAATGGTGTGCTGCCCATTGTTGAAGATCTACGTAaggaagaagcagaggcCCTGGCGCTGAAAGAAAGCAGAGAAAAGGAAAGGCAAGCTACACGCGAAGCACGATTTAAACAACGCGAGAAAGATCGACTACTCAGACTAGGAACAGACCCGGATATGACAGTTACTAGCACCCCGTTTTCTGAAAGCGACtttaatgaagaagatgaagacatGATCGACGATAGTGACATCAAACTGCGCAGGTTGCGCTTACGGTCTTGGGTCGAACTACTCCACAGATGCTACTTCTTTGTTGCTTCCGGCCATTTTCAGATGTATCATGAACCTGGAGATGATGGTGCTAATGATGACAAAAGGGAGCTATCTGACGAGGAAAAGAAACATCAGGAACTTGAGAAGAAATATTACGATCTTGCCGAGTTGCTCAGACGAGAGCTTTTAACGGAGCCCACTCAGAAGGTTGAAGTTTTAGTGGaaaaattgaaatcaaGGGCAGTAGTCCAGCAATTCGTGACTCTGGATGATGCCACTATAGATGACAAGAAAATGGCAGTAGGAATAGAGTCAAGAAATTTGTTGGACGCCATAAATGGACTTGGGCAAGCACTAAACCGCCAGGCAGATTTAATAGACAATTGGAGAGAAGAGATTATAAAACTTCTTACTAAGGGGCTATTAGACAAAGATGCTGATCCTGATGGCGAAGAGTATGGAGAGTCGCTGGATGCCCAAGAATTCGCGTTCTCATATTTAGAAGTGTTGCAACAAGTTCTTTCTGACAGAACCGAGGCAATAACAGGCACATCCGATCCCACCATCATGGAGAAGGTTGCCGTGCTAGATGATGCGAAATCAGATTTCCAAAAAGATCTAGAAAAGGCACGTAATGATTGTCGTCCTATCCAGAGCGTCCCAGGATCCAATAATTTTGAATATTCGATGGCCGGCTATATGTCCGAAATTAGAACCCTGCCTTCTACCCTTACGGGCCCAAGAGGGTCTATCGaggtatatttattaatgaaaatgaaaccCATGGTAACCAAGATTTATAATGAACAAAGGAAAGAGCTCAAGATGTTAACCAAAGAAGTTTCATTTCTTTCTGATCTCTACAATGCTCGAGTAGAGTACTACCGTCAGCTGCAGGAGATATCTGATAACGTCGTAGCTGTTGAGGTTGATGACAAGGATATCAGCAgacttttgaagaaaaaagaaaaagaaggcACTGCTATTAAGAAGGTTATAAACCAGCAACTCGGACGGAGAAATTATTTGTCAAGTCTTCGCTCTGTAAAGCAGAGTGTGCAATCTAAAGTGGACGAGAAAGATGCAACAGGAGCAGACGAGGATATTGATAGATTGTGTGTAATTTGCCAGTCAACTTTCATTATTGGTGCCCTAACTGTGTGTGGCCATCAATTTTGTAGAGAGTGCTTGCAGGAATGGTGGAAATTACACAAGACGTGTCCCGTCTGTAAGCATGTACTTGGGCCTGACCAAGTATACAATTTTACTTACCGGCGGACTGATGTGGAAATGACACATTtggttgaagaagatgaggaagaagacagCAATGCCAATAGCAACGGAATCTATTCCTTAgcagccaagaaaaatgTGTCTGAAATAAAATCGATGCCTCTCTCTAGTAATTATGGCAGCAAGATCGATTTTATAGTACAGCACTTGCTGTGGCTCCGTCATTTGGATAAAACTACCCAAGTGGTAATTTTCTCGCAATGGACAGAAATGTTAGATCTATTGAAGTCTGCCCTGGACGACCATTATATCCAGTATGCATCGGTCAATTCGCGAATGGACGAATTTAAGAAGAATCCTGAAATAGCTTGCTTCTTGTTGCATGCCAAAGCTGAATCGTAA